From the genome of Ammospiza caudacuta isolate bAmmCau1 chromosome 12, bAmmCau1.pri, whole genome shotgun sequence:
ctttttctgcttttacagccccagggagcttctgtgagcacagagggggtgcagggagcctggggaggggacagagaggtggTGATGGCACCGTGGCCACAGCAAGGGCCCCTCTCTCCCAGCGATTGCCACCCGTGCAAACCCCGGGAAGCACCgcgggatggggatggaggtgACAGTCACAGCATCcccccctcctgcagcccctgtccaCGTGTTGGGGCACAGCAGGTTGTTGCTGCTTTGACCCTTCCCCGTGGCCCCATGCAGCTCCCAGATCAATAATAGATGCTCCCTGAAACAGATGCCTCTCCCAATACAcccagcctccctgccctcccgGCGGGAAACCCGAGCCCCGGGCCATCAATCTTTCATTCCCTGGGCATCTTCTTCAACTCAATGCAACTGCTTCCCTTTCactgcctggggcacagcctgcctgggaTGTAACAGGGAAACTCAGCCAAAAATCCAGCCACAAACCCAGGCAAAACTTGTCCAAGTTCCAGGGATGCGTGGCCAGACAGAAGTCAGGATGGTGATGAATAAAACATGGTTATACCTGCATTACCCAcactctccctgcccagctcctggtcTGGGCAGCCAGGAAAGGATACAACTGCAACAGGCACAAAATAGCTTTTGCTGCTGCTAACATTCCTTCTTTTCAGTCTATCCCAGTGTAACTCCTTTAGGCAGTGCCTGCTCAACTCgctgctgcagagctttgctgcCGATGGACACGGTTGGCCAGTTTAAGCAGTAAGAGGATTTTATTCCTCaccatggaaaaaataaatatgtccTTGCAGGGAAtcttttctgaggaaaaaagctACAGATGTcagaagaaaatagaaagaagGGAGTGGGGCAGGGGGGAAAGGGAGCAAGAGAGGAGACAAGTAAAgcttttctcccaattttctgTGGGGCTAGACTGTATTCCTGCAGGATTTCACATGGACAGCTCCTGGTCCTTAGTGCAAATCCCACCCAGAGACTTGGAGCCACCTGCCTGACACCAGACAATTGCTTCTCAACACCTGATTTTCCAAGTGTGTTCAGGACCTGTGTTGTCTGCACTTTGCCACCTTGGACTGGAGTTACTCATCCCATCCCTtgctccagggcaggcagcactCACCCTGCAGGCAGCATCAGCTGGATCCTGGGGCACAGTCGTGGTGCAGCACACATGGTCTGTCCTGGcctgcagaagctgctgctgctccttttctccACCCAGTAAAGCCACCAGCTGAGCACTGGTTTGTGCACAGGCACCCAGGGACAGACCTGGCCACAATCTCACTGCATTTAGTCTCACTGCACACTTCCCAAAGGATTTCCTCCATCCCATCACTGCTTCAAGGGGTTTGACATCTCATTTATCTGGTCTGCCACTGACACTGCCTCTCTGGCCATCCTGACGTGCCTGCCCCTTGGATATGGGCCATACTCCCAGGGGACATCAACCTCCAAGGTGGCCCCAGAAAAGAGACTGGGTCTGGctccccaaaaatatccttgCAGCAGCCCAGTGCCCTGTGTTCCCCATGGATAAAAGGGGCCATGAACCAGCcatcccttctccttctcctccttcactGATGGCACCTTGTGACATGTCTCTGCTTAGGGGGTGCCTCCAGCATTCCAAAGCTACCCCCCAAATTTGTGCACCCAGGTGTCtcaggagccagtgctgcctcccagcacagccagaggagAGGGGCTAATGAAGTGCTGATGGACAGAGAAGCTCCTTCTTTCTTCTCACCAGAGAGACAGGAAGCTGCCTGCTTTCCACCAAGACTTTGGCagacccagcagctcctgagtcCCACCTTATGCTCTTTTTTTACCCATTTGACAGCATTCCTGCTCATGTGCACCATGGTTATGCTCCTCCTGAAGCAAACATCCACTCCTACCAGATGCATTCCCAAAGCAAGATCCTGGGGCAAAGTGGCAGCTCAGCTGAGGATGGGAGCAAAGGTTCTCCCCTACCCCCAGATCTCACCACCTCCCCCAGAAAGAGCAGGTACCAAACTCTATTTTTAggttaaagaaacaaaatgcattTGATTTCTCTACTTTCTAGATGAAAAAATACCCTCTAAGAGACTTTTTCTCTCTACCCAGTGGTCTTGAAAGAGCTCCcagaagcagctgaaagcagaTGACCTCCCACCAGCATCAAAGCCCGGTTCAGCACTGCCTGCCCAAGGTTCTGAGCTCAGGCAGCAAATGCTGTTTCAATCTAATGGTAATGCTCTCAGAGCAAAATAGGAACCACAAAACCACTCAATAAgtcctcccagcagcagctaaAAAGCAGGTTTCCAGCCCCAGGAAGCCCACAGCACCCTTTGAGAGCTTCCAACcgcctccccagcctggcagtctCCATGGCAGCCTGGTTTTCTTGCCAGCACCTTCAAGAGAGCTGCCTGAGATACCTAAAAAGACAATAATTAGCCTCTTGGCCCTGCACGAAAGGCTCAGGCTTGACTGCACTCCCTGaccccccagctctccctgccagaGCTTCCCCTGCACCTGTTTCTCCCCAAAAGCTGAAtgaggatggatggagggatgacATGGGAGTGTCTCAGCTCGGGGGTTCCCCACCACCACGTCACCCTGCCTCACACAGATCTAGCTCTGTGTCAAGCAAAATCCCTCCCAGCTTGTCTGCAACCTCCCCTAAGGCAGCTGCAGAACCTGATCACAACTCCCCTGGGAGCAGATGTCTTCCTGgaaatgggggagaaatgggaatgaagaaacagaaaatgctgGGTGCACACAAAGATAATGAGGCCCCAGAAAGCAGGAAGAAGTGAATAATTCCTCCTCCTAGCAAACAAGAGACCTCAGTGCCTcagcagaggggatgaaagTAGCAGTGGGATTGCTCTTCCTCATTCGGTATGGAATCTGCTCTTTGCTGAGCAAACAGAACAATTCAATCACCATGACGGGGTGGGGCAGACTGAAATATCCCAAACCCACCTCGAAGGGGGGGTTCCCTTAAAGCCTGGGGCACCCCAGTTTTGCATCACAGGTGTTGGAGGGGCAGATTTGCATTCAGAGAGGAAACAGCAGCTTCCGGAAAGAGAGACAGCGCAACAGGGCACGGAGAGAGAGCCCAGACACGTCCAGGATGCTGTGACAGAGACCACCCAACACAAGCTACTTTCCACAACCACAGGGGGGATTTTACACCACCCCAGCCCGGGAatctgctgccagggcagagtcATGAGgtccatcccctccctgcactgcagctccctgggggaAGTGGAGTCCCTTCCCCTTTGCCGCTGACAGGGCACGTCACATCCCACGGTGActcccagcactgggcacaGTGGGCAACCAAGGTCAGCCAAGGACGGGGCTCTCAGAGAGAGCCAAGCTGGCACATctccctccctggcagctgcagggtgccACGAaggacagcaccagcagcacaggagcagcagggcatgGCCAGAGAGCAACAGGCAGCATCTCCGGGGGCACACTGCGCAATGGGCCCTGCCTGCCCAAAGCCCATGGACAGCTCTGCAGATGGggccagcacccccagagctcAGGTGGGTGCAGGGCTCCATCCTGTTGAtttttaccttttaaaaaattattgttatatttttacAAAACAGGGAAGATTTAATTAGAGCATGTGCTTCAGGATCTCAGTTTAAGCCAGAAACAATGAACCAGAACCCAAATGCCATCAACAACCACCAGCTCtcctgagctggaggaggaaCATCTAAGCATCAACACTGGCCACTCCTCAGCTACAGCCCCTCCAGAAGCAAACGGACAGGAAGGATGTTCTCGACCATGCTGAAGGAACAAGGATGCTCTTGCCAGGAAGGACCAGAAGACACAAATTCCCACCCCGGCACAAAGGTGCTGGCCAGAGGGACCTGCGAGGgcactgtcccagctccctcccgGGACACGCTGCGGGCTGCATTCACACCCGACCgcacagagcagggctccagggcagctgctctcaCATCCCTGCTCGCATATTGATTCGGTTACATAAATTATGCAGCACCTCTACTCCTGATTAATATTGCTAGTTGAGCTGGCGAGGcgaggggcaggagggaaatACCGTGAGGACACACAGTCAGTCATGCACCAAGCACACTCAGAAATGCAGAAGCCGCCGTGTCGGGGGGCTGGCTGGGTCCTGCGGGGAGCGGGCGGAGAAATTGGGAAGCAGGAATTCACTCGGGCTCTCCCccgggctggggagcagctggggccgAGCATCCCCGTGGGCAAGGGAGCGGTGGCCGGGGCTGTGGCCGGGCAGACGAGCGTGACACATCTGTCCGAGCACGTCGCGGCGGGTGCTGAGCATCAGCCCAGACAAAGGATGCGGGAGAGCCCCGCACCGGCGGCACCCCGGGGCTGAACCCCTCCCGCCCCTCCCGCCGGCACCCAAACGCTCCCTCCGAGCCTGACTCAGTGTCCCCCTCCCCCGCCAACCGCAGGAAACCCGCCTGCGGGGCTTCCACCGGAGAACCGATGAACCCGAAGCTTCATCTTATCGGCCCCATCGCCGCCGCTGTCGCGACAGCGCCCGCAGccgccgcggcggggccggggatGCGCGGGGCGCGGTCCGGGGGTGCCGCTgccgggggcgcggcggggcagcccggcccgggcggGGGCCGAGCggcgggggcagccccgggacGGGCCGGGGGACCCGAGCGCCGGGCGGGCGCCGCTCACCGTGGATGCCGGTCTGGTGAGTCATGGCTCCGCTCGGCTCCGCTCCGCTCGGCTCCGCTCCGCCGCGTCCCGGGCAGGAAAcggctgggcaggcagcaccGCCCGTTCCGGAGCGCGGGGCCGCTCCGCGCCGCCCCGGGGCGGGACCGCGGACGGGCCGGGAGGAGCCGCACCTGCCCCGCCATGTCGGGCGAGTGGCTGCGGCGCtggcggcggggcggccccgcggaGCGGCCCGGCGGAGCCCCGGCAccgggcccgggcccgccgccccccgccctgCGCTACCGCCGGCCCAAGTTCGTGCCCGGCGGCGGCGAGGAGGccccgcggggcgggcgggccgTGCGCGGAGCCGCGCCCGAGCGGCCGCTGCCCTGGGGCGCGGGATACGCCGAGTGAGTGCAGCCGGCAGCTCCGGGAGGGCtccgggcgggcggggggcgctgccggggccggTACCGGGGAATAGGGCAGGTTTAGAGGGGTGGAAGGGGCGCGGGAGGCTTCGGGGGCTCCTGGAGGGGTGCCCGGGGCGGTCGCTCcccacctgccctggctgcGCCCCCCGGCTGCAGCCGCCCCGGGCCGGAGGGGCCGCCCGCAGGCACAGCTCGCCCTCCTGCAGCATCTGCGGGCCAGCAGAGAGCGGCTTTGTGCCCCAGAGCAGGCTTGGCGAGGCGGTGAATCGTCCGGCCCCTCTCCGTCCTGCCGGGGCCGGcggggacagccctggccagcccctgccagcccagtgCCGGCTCCAGCGCTGGGACAGTGGCCGGGACAGCCCGAGAGCGGCACCGCTCCTGGCACAGTAGCTTTAAAGCGAAGGAAGGGGATGGCCACGATTTTAGAAACCTCTTGGTTTGCTGTTTTAAATGGCAGAGGGATGGatcaggcaggagctgttcccACGGACCCCGCGGTGCTGGGATGGCACAGCGTGAAATGCAAGGAGAGCCCGCTCCCACCCAGGGACAAACATCACCGAGGCTGGAAGGAAAAGCAAGGGTGGTGGTTCTGCAATGCACTGTGTCAACAAGGAAATGGCACGGTGTGGGCTGCTGACAGGGCTGCCTGAGGCCAGGGTGCAggtctctgtgtccccagctgggcTTTCCCCTGCTGCACATAAATGACTTACTGTTTCAGTCATCAGCAGAGAGATCCTTGAGTTTGATCCTTGAGCAGGGAGCGTGGGGCTGGAAAGGAGGGGCAAGGTGCAGCTGtttgcagaggctgcagagcagccagcacagctggctgggagcagcagaggtgcAGTGTGTCCCCACACCTTACCTGAGTGTTTGCAGGGTTATCAATGCCGAGAAGTCAGAGTTCAATGAGGACCAGGCAGCCTGCTGTCAGATCTCTGTCCGgaggagagagccaggcctggaggaggatgaggaatgGCTGatcctgtgctccacacaggtATTGCCCCAGGCAGGCTCTGGTGctcaccctgctgccatccTCTTGCTGCCACCCAAGGGTGCAGGTTCAGGAAACACGGATTGCTCCATCAGTCCTACATGCCCACATGGCTGAAACCCTTCCTTGGATGTATTTAGGGGACCTGTGTACCCTATGGCCAGCAAATACATAGCTCTGTAAATACCATTTCTACTTCTGTGGCCCATGACTTGCAGCATTTGAGGTCATCCAAGCCCTTGGTGCCCTCACCTTTCCTGTCCTCCCTGTGCTTTCAAGGGCCAGTGTGTGTTGCCCAGCATCACGAGCTGGGCACACGGGATGCTctcaccaggctgtgctgcacttCTGGTGAAATGGCCCCATCTCCCCTAATACAGCCCATGAGGGGGGTGGTGCAAATCCAGATGCTCAAATGATGggtcaggcagagcagcacatgGGCATCACTTGAGTTTGAGGAGATTCACCagtggcagggaagggaagctgGGGTGGAAAAGTCAGGCAAAATACATGCAGTGGCATGCTGGCTCTGAGCCTGCCCTCTGTACAAGCCCTTCAGCCCCTGTCTTGTCCCTGTTCCTCAGTTCCTGACTGGTCACTACTGGGCACTGTTTGATGGCCATGGTGGCCCAGACGCTGCCATCATCGCCTCCAACTATCTGCACTACTGCATCAAGCAGAAGCTGGAGGAGGTTGTGGGAGGCATCACCGAGGCCCAGCCCCCCATGCACCTCAGCGGGCGCTGCGTTTGTGACAGTGACCCCCAGTTCGTGGAGGAGAAGCACATCCACGCAGCAGACCTGGTGGTGGGAGCCCTGGAGAATGCCTTCCAGGAATGTGTGAGTACCCATGCAGGGCACcactcctgctggccacagcctgaccctccctgagccctgcaaGGGCAGGGTCTGCCGTTCTGCTCACTGAGTAGGCTGGAACATTGGGCCAAACCTTTCAATGTGCTGGGATCACGCTGGGTCAGAGCCCAGGGCCTGTGTCAGAGTTGTGTGTTGGCAGAGCTGACCCAGAGCAAAGCTGCAGTAGTTCTGAACAATTCTGTAGGGCAGGCAGGTGGCTGTTGTCACACTCATAGAGCATCTACAAGTCTGAGCTCTCCCCATCACGCTCCCAAAGCACCCAtagtgcaggagcagcagctgtgtaggCTGTACAGAAGCAGCATTGCCTGTTACTTTGCTGGCTTCCTGTGGCCCATCCACAGCCAGTTTTGGTTCTGGATTTCTGCTGGGAGGGATGAGACAGCGTGTAGAAAGCAGCAGCCCAGATCACACCAGTCTCCAAACTTGTTGAAACCAACAGGATGAAGTCATTGGCCAGGAGATGGATGCTACAAACCAGACAGGAGGTTGcactgctctggctgccctttATTTCCAGGGAAAGCTCTATGTGGCCAATGCTGGGGATAGCAGGTGAGTCATAATAAAGGGGGAAGTTGCTGGGGATGAGAGCTGGGAGTTAAGCAGGGTTTGCAGCATCTTtctgtcctggtttcagctgggacaGAGTTCTAGAGAACACTGTTGAACACCCACTGATGTTTGAGTtgtgcaagcactgctcagcacctGCTCACAGTCAGGGACTTTTCAGCTTCTCACCCCACCAGCAAGGAGGTTTGGGGgcacaagaagctgggaggggacacagctaggacagctgaccccaaggGATGTTCCAGACCACATGGCACCATGTGAACTGAGGGGAAAGGTGGCCTTGGGCCACTGCTGGGGAAGTGGCTGGGCATCAGTCAGAAGGTGGTGAGCAAGTGCACTGTGTAACTGGTTTTTTCTATATTCTAATCCTTTTCTCGTTATGATTTTCTCTCCATTCCTGTCCtaataaacttttcttctctcaactgacagattttactttcctttttcccagttacctgccccatcccactgggtgtgggggagtgagtgagtggctgtgtggtgtTTAGCTGCCAGGTTAAAGCACAGCTCTGATTTAATCCTACAGACAGTAAATGTGCAGCCCAGCCATccccctcctgcctggcacGGGACCTGTTGGAAGAAAGGCTCTCATGCCTTCTGGAACAGTTTGGGCATTTCAAGGGACTAAAGCTGCCCAGACACAGCCTTGGGGTGGTAATGCAGCAGCCCACTCAGCCTGGCAGGTGTTTCAAAGTGAAGGATGATTTCCCTCACTTGGCTGTGGTCCCCATTCCTCTAACAGTGAGCTCGACCACTGTAAAACCAGGCAAGCACAGTTCTCTGCTTCAACAGTGCAATTGCAATGGAGTTATTTGAAATACAGTGGCATTTTTTAACAGTTTGAGTGCACAGCTATtctctggcacagctgagctttGCCTCTTCCCCCTTGTAGGGCAATTCTTGTCCTGAAGGACAGCATTGTGCCCATGAGCAGTGAGTTCACCCCCGAGTCAGAGAGGCAGCGAATCCAGCACTTGGTGAGTGACTCCTTCCACACAATCCAGCTGAAGCATCCCACTGGGCCAGACAGGGCATGTGGCAAGAGGACCTCCAGCATTCCTTGAAGGCCACTGTGTGGCCATATTGTCAGCTGGAAccagccagggagggctggggtaGAAATTCAGCCAACAGTCTTTAGTATGGGAGATGTTCATGTCCTCACTGGAATGTGCTTTCCCAAATCTGGTCCCCATTCTGCTCCTGGGAGTGCCAGTCCTGAGGCAGAAGCAGCTCTGATGCCCTACTCCATTGAAGCAGAACAGGTCCATGCTCAGCCCTCCATTCCCTCCTCCAGGCTTTCCTTTTCCCCAAGCTCCTGGATGGTGAATTCACCCGCTTTGAGTTTCCTCGGAGGCTGAAGGGAGATGATGTGGGCCACAAAGTGCTGTACCGGGATTACTTCATGGAGGGCTGGTGAGTCCcttctgccctgcagggctgcagccagggcagccttACCTGCTCACACCCATGGGGAGGTGAGGGGACAAGGGGCACATCCTGccagtgagagcagcagcacgaTGGTAGGGAAGCTGTGAGCAGCTCCCTCCAAAGGAccatggccctggcagggcggTTAGAAAACAGTCAGGATGGTCCTTCTGGCATCCATGGGCAcggggctgctgcaggcagtcCCAAGCTGATGCAGGTAGAAGCTGGGGAGGGAGAGTGAGGATCACCTTGCCCCCATCCTCAGTGAGCTGCCTGTGCATGGAGACACCACAAGAGTCAATCAGAGTCAAAATGCTCTGGCTGGGTTGTACTATCAAGTCAGACAAATCCCAAATCAACAGTGAATTCTCTGTTCCAGGGGGTACAAGACGGTGGAGAAGGCTGACCTCAAGTATCCTCTGGTCCATGGTCATGGGAAGCAGGTAGCTTAATGCTTTACACCTTGGGAAGGCACAGGCAAGTCTTCTGGGGGTCCTCAGTGTCACTCATGTCACACTCTGGGGCACTAGAGCAGACCTGGAGCTCtgttctccagcacagcacagtccCGCAGCCCTTTGCTGCCTGGCTGGTGTAACCCAGAGCCCTCTGGAGCTCCCTCCTCCAGAgtacagcagagcagagggcagcCCTGAGGGCTTGCACTCACAACTCGATTCAGATGAGAACTTCATCAGCTCCCACTTGGGACTCTCTCCTTTAGCTCTAGTGCCTTTCCCACAAACTGTCCTCCTCGAGCAGAGGCTGAGCAATGAGcctggagagggaaggaggaggtaGGGAGAGGCAGTGACTGCACCCATCCAGCATCTGCCTGCAGGAAGTCCCAGCACTACAACCCATGTGCCACCACCTTTACTGAGTCAGTGCAGAACCCTCTTTGCCAGAACAAAGAgacaccccaaaccagcccagctgTCTTTCCTGCCACCTCAAACCAAGAGCAGATGCCACCATGGGCCTCCTGAGGTCTGCAGCATTACCCAGAGCACATGTACTAACTCCAGAGCACACCGTGGGCCACATGGAGCCATTCACAGTCAGGCTGCTTCCACACTCCCATCAAGGCATTGCTTCTGATCATTCCTCCATCTCCAAAGCCTCCAGACGCTGTTCTGGGTGATGCTTGGAGGAAGGTCCTAAAGCAACACATAGATCAGTCAGGACAAGCCACACACCAGCCTTGAAAGGCCCCACACCCTGACGTTTCAATCCTGTTTTGCTCTGTTTGGGGCCAGGCTCGCCTGCTGGGCACTCTGGCTGTCTCTCGAGGCCTGGGGGATCATCAGCTCAAGGTCATTGACACCAACATTGAAGTCAAACCCTTCCTCTCCTGCATTCCTAAGGTCAGTCGCAGCACATGGGAATTAGAGGGTGGAATTAAACAAGCTGCTGCCCTGAAGGATGCACCTTTTAAAGACCTGGCAGGTCTTAGCATTTCTCCAAGCACCCTGGTCCCAGTGTGTCATCTCTCAGGGGCAGTCCCATCTCCCTGACCCCTGTTACATTGCAGGAATTGTCACAGATTTACTGCTCTGCTTTCCAGGTCAATGTATTTGACTTTGCTCTGCATGACATTAAGGAAGATGATGTCCTCATCATGGCAACTGATGGCCTTTGGGATGTTCTGTGCAACGATGAGGTGGCCCATGTGGTCAGGAGCTTTCTTGCAGAAAACAGGACAGATCCTCAAAGGTAATACCAgctttgcctttgtttttccttccaaagAACCTGGTCAGACCTAAAGCAGGCTGAGACCCCACTGCTTCCAGGTCAGTTCTGGCATGACCACTCTTTTCTGTGACTGCAAACTGCCTACTAATCTGTTCCCATCCTAAAGTAACAATTACAAAGCTGATATCTTAAAAAACCTTGTTATTTTGACAACATAAAGCCACATCTCAACGTTGTACTTAAGGGGAACAGTTGCTATATTAGCCCTTGCATTTTTCTACCCCCAGGTTTTCAGAACTGGCCAAGTGCTTGGTCTGCAGGGCAAGGGGAAAGAAGAGAGGCCACCAGTGGATGCTGGATGACAGCCACGAGGCATCCTACGATGACATCTCTGTATTTGTCATCCCACTACACAACAGGGAAGAGGACTGACTCTCAGGATGACACAGCATCTCTGTGTTCCCTTACTCTGGTGCCATTCTGCATCAGCCTGAGACTGAGGAActtctgctgctcttccagCAAAACCATTTGCAGTGGAACCTGAAATGCACAGCCAGCACTTGGCACAGGATGAACAAGATTATCTCCTTAACAACATGCAAGAGAAGCCCAGTGGGCAACAAATGACTCCCCTTTCTCATTGCTGGACCAAGGAGAACCTGCAAAGGGGGCCATGCACACCAAGGGGCACTTTTCCTAAGATCTTTGCGGTACAGTGACACTCAGATCCATATTTCTACTGATCCCTCTCCCTTTTTAATACTGAACAATAAGGATCAATTGAGATCCAGCCAGTCTGAAGAGCTGGCTTTTAATCAGACTTGAACTAAGCTGAACTGGATGCATAAGCTAAAGCATCTCTCGTATCCATTTGCTGTAATGTGAGATGTGCTGAAaacctgggagctgctgccaagacagcactgggcacagccctgcctgtggcatGGGAATGCTGGAGCAGTAGCCCAGAGCCCTTGAGACAGCTGCCATTTGGAGGCAGCACCTCAAACCCAGAGGATGTAGCCAGGTGAGGCTTCACCCTGGTGTACAGAAGCCTCCTGTGCAAAGATGCGTGCCTTACTCTTATTTAAGAACACTGAAGTGTGTTAGTAACACAGTGTACAGATTTCCAACAAACCTTAATCCACACTTGCTGACACTTTCTCTAATCAGGTAATTTCTGATAGCAAAGCAGGTTTAGTAGCAGCAGCACTGATGAGAACCAAGGTGTTCAGTACATCAGCTGATTCAGTAGAAGAGCTCCAAGTAAAATAAAACCGGTTTGTTGCAATTTGTCTGCAGTACTGAATTTCAAGCACTTACTCCACAGTGCAGCAGACATGCCAGAGTTGTCTTAAACTCTGAGGATCTGCTTCCCTACCTGCTTATTAGCCAGGCAAATTCAGGTCTGGACAAGCTTCCCCTCTCCCCAAGTCCCCACTTTGGTTTTCATTATTCATTACACAGGTTCCAGGATTCCCTAGAGAAGCAGCCAAACCCCAGTGTGTAAGTTCTGCAAGGATGAAAGTCCAAATAAAAgtactttgtttttttcccatgcaTCTTACTGTGGTGTTATTCCTGCTGGGGGTTTTACGTAGATCTGGGCTGGAGGAAAACAGCCTCAGAAAATCACTGGGGAATTTGTGCTTTTAATTTGTCTTTGCTTGTCACCAGAAGCATCCCCTTACTAGAActgctgccagggcttggtGTTGAAAGATTATTTCCAGCAATGGGAGAAAATTCCccccaggaatggggcagcaTTCTGAGTTATCTGCTCATGGTTTAGGCAAGGAGTAgaatataaaacatttttctccttccctcctcgTAACTGACCTGAAAACAATGCACATGAGGATTCACCCATGGTAATGATACTGGCTGCTGTTCTCCCTCCAGTAGCTGTAACACATTTATATGCATTAACTGTAATTACCCAAGATTCCTGTCACTCAAATTCAGGAAGTTATTTTCTCACCTTGCTGAGAAAGGGCTCAGACCACAGGCTGCTGTGAACACCTCTCTACCTAGGGCACCACAGCTCCATAGGTACCTGTCACAAGGCTTCCCTATCCTGATACATTCAAACGCAAAAAAACCCTCTTAAAATGGGCAATTTATGGAGGGGTAACTTCAGAGAACCACAATTTCCACTAAAGAATTTCTGACTCTGCAAAACAAAgggagattttaaaaaatgcatgagTTTAACATT
Proteins encoded in this window:
- the PPM1M gene encoding protein phosphatase 1M, with the translated sequence MSGEWLRRWRRGGPAERPGGAPAPGPGPPPPALRYRRPKFVPGGGEEAPRGGRAVRGAAPERPLPWGAGYAEVINAEKSEFNEDQAACCQISVRRREPGLEEDEEWLILCSTQFLTGHYWALFDGHGGPDAAIIASNYLHYCIKQKLEEVVGGITEAQPPMHLSGRCVCDSDPQFVEEKHIHAADLVVGALENAFQECDEVIGQEMDATNQTGGCTALAALYFQGKLYVANAGDSRAILVLKDSIVPMSSEFTPESERQRIQHLAFLFPKLLDGEFTRFEFPRRLKGDDVGHKVLYRDYFMEGWGYKTVEKADLKYPLVHGHGKQARLLGTLAVSRGLGDHQLKVIDTNIEVKPFLSCIPKVNVFDFALHDIKEDDVLIMATDGLWDVLCNDEVAHVVRSFLAENRTDPQRFSELAKCLVCRARGKKRGHQWMLDDSHEASYDDISVFVIPLHNREED